The following coding sequences are from one Sesamum indicum cultivar Zhongzhi No. 13 linkage group LG11, S_indicum_v1.0, whole genome shotgun sequence window:
- the LOC105173949 gene encoding uncharacterized protein LOC105173949, with the protein MEGATTGSSGSTAAEVEKAMNVLVAIDDSDESFHALQWVLDKILKRSPATEAAAPESSRPVVTIVHVVESLARYAFHGGHVVDYGRKEQEQNAARILSRAFEICRDKLSLNAKTLILEGDPKDKICRAVEEMDINLLVVGSRGLGQIKRAFLGSVSDYCAHHAKCPVLVVKPPRKRTD; encoded by the exons ATGGAGGGCGCCACTACTGGTTCATCAGGCAGCACGGCGGCGGAGGTGGAGAAGGCGATGAATGTTTTGGTGGCTATCGACGACAGTGACGAGAGCTTCCACGCTCTTCAATGGGTGCTCGACAAAATCTTGAAACGCTCACCAGCAACTGAGGCGGCCGCACCGGAGTCCTCGAGGCCGGTGGTCACAATCGTCCATGTGGTGGAGTCGTTGGCGCGCTACGCCTTCCACGGCGGACACG TGGTGGATTATGGACGCAAGGAGCAAGAACAGAACGCCGCAAGAATTCTGTCCCGTGCCTTCGAAATCTGCCGGGATAAATTATCG TTGAATGCTAAAACGCTGATTCTGGAGGGTGATCCCAAAGACAAGATTTGCCGGGCTGTAGAAGAGATGGACATCAATCTTCTGGTTGTGGGCAGTCGTGGACTAGGTCAAATCAAGAG GGCGTTTCTGGGGAGTGTGAGCGACTACTGCGCCCACCATGCAAAATGTCCAGTTTTGGTGGTGAAGCCGCCAAGAAAGCGCACTGATTGA
- the LOC105173948 gene encoding universal stress protein A-like protein, with product MEQTMAETSAVAEVGLATARKKMKVLVPVDESDGSFYALRWALDHLFISNEPQDEQEPNTITLVNVQPVFQPFIYPAGPVVYATPAVIDSVKKAQEQNAANILARALSICKDKKVKAETLILEGDPKDRICQAAEQLQVDLVVVGSRGLGTIKRALLGSVSNYCAHHAHCPVLIVKPPPKLPHE from the exons ATGGAACAAACCATGGCGGAGACGAGTGCGGTGGCGGAGGTGGGGTTGGCGACGGCGCGGAAGAAGATGAAGGTGTTGGTGCCGGTGGATGAAAGCGATGGGAGTTTCTATGCGCTGAGGTGGGCGCTTGACCACCTCTTCATCAGCAATGAACCACAAGATGAGCAGGAGCCTAACACGATTACGTTAGTGAATGTTCAGCCAGTTTTCCAGCCCTTCATCTACCCGGCGGGACCAGTGGTGTACGCAACTCCGGCGGTGATTGATTCAGTGAAGAAAGCGCAAGAGCAAAATGCTGCCAACATACTCGCCCGAGCCCTGAGCATCTGCAAGGACAAGAAGGTGAAGGCGGAAACGCTGATTCTTGAGGGAGACCCGAAGGATAGGATCTGTCAAGCTGCGGAACAATTGCAAGTTGATCTTGTAGTTGTGGGCAGCCGGGGACTGGGCACCATCAAAAG GGCATTGCTGGGAAGCGTTAGCAACTACTGCGCCCACCACGCTCATTGCCCGGTTCTCATCGTCAAGCCTCCGCCAAAACTGCCTCATGAGTAA